A stretch of Thermomicrobium roseum DSM 5159 DNA encodes these proteins:
- a CDS encoding type III-B CRISPR module-associated Cmr3 family protein has product MTTLFLEPLDVWLFRDGRPFTAGQQFRAASRFPPSPLVVQGALRAYHLMVHSTVPPWDAAAVAGVVGGPDDWGPLRLVGPLVARRTASGEFEVLLPPPADAAFPGRQARRLPLPEQPPEWLRLPTPTPALFPLWHAGEPVSEKASQRLWLRLTDFAAYSRGEPVPGVPQEELWAEEVRIGIAQDSSRRTTREGLYYEARYVRPAPGVGLLVSFTGLDWPEPAGVLALGGERRSARFEVVTSFAPPPVPEPLPERFVLFFLTPAVFERGWLPRDWGAFFEGSVELVAAALDRYETVGGFDLARGRERPAHRAVPAGSVYYFVARGEARLRRTSDLPWPTVSDWGAEIGFGTVLIGGW; this is encoded by the coding sequence GTGACGACGCTGTTCCTGGAACCGCTCGACGTCTGGCTCTTCCGCGACGGCCGTCCCTTCACCGCTGGCCAGCAGTTCCGCGCCGCCAGCCGCTTCCCACCCAGTCCGCTGGTGGTGCAGGGAGCGTTGCGTGCCTACCACCTCATGGTCCACTCCACGGTTCCCCCCTGGGACGCCGCAGCTGTCGCCGGGGTGGTCGGTGGACCGGATGACTGGGGGCCGCTGCGCCTGGTCGGCCCGCTCGTCGCACGTCGGACCGCATCCGGCGAGTTCGAGGTCTTGCTTCCCCCACCGGCCGATGCAGCGTTCCCCGGTCGCCAGGCCCGGCGCCTGCCGCTGCCCGAGCAGCCACCGGAGTGGCTGCGTCTGCCCACACCGACACCCGCACTCTTCCCGCTGTGGCACGCAGGCGAGCCAGTGTCCGAGAAGGCCAGCCAGCGGCTCTGGCTGCGCCTGACCGATTTCGCTGCCTACTCCCGCGGCGAGCCCGTTCCCGGTGTCCCGCAAGAGGAACTCTGGGCGGAGGAGGTGCGGATCGGGATCGCCCAGGACTCGTCCCGCCGCACGACGCGCGAGGGACTCTACTACGAGGCGCGCTACGTCCGACCAGCGCCTGGCGTGGGGCTGCTGGTCTCGTTCACGGGGCTCGACTGGCCAGAGCCGGCGGGAGTCCTCGCGCTCGGTGGGGAACGCCGGTCGGCACGGTTCGAGGTCGTCACCTCGTTCGCTCCACCACCGGTTCCCGAGCCGTTGCCCGAGCGGTTCGTCCTCTTCTTCCTGACTCCCGCCGTCTTCGAGCGCGGCTGGCTCCCGCGGGATTGGGGCGCCTTCTTCGAAGGTTCCGTCGAGCTGGTCGCGGCGGCGCTCGATCGCTACGAGACGGTCGGTGGCTTCGATCTCGCGCGTGGTCGCGAGCGTCCCGCGCACCGCGCCGTGCCGGCCGGGAGCGTCTACTACTTCGTCGCCCGTGGCGAGGCCCGGCTCCGCCGCACCAGCGACCTTCCCTGGCCGACTGTGAGCGACTGGGGTGCCGAGATCGGTTTCGGGACAGTGCTGATCGGAGGATGGTGA
- the cmr4 gene encoding type III-B CRISPR module RAMP protein Cmr4 produces the protein MAEASALLFAYCETPVHAGTGRAVGTVDLPIQRERITGFPIAQASSVKGVLRATTQANGADAERHRALFGPDRPEEASTHAGALQVTDLQVVLFPVRSLAGVFAWTTSPAVLARLVRLAKLAGIEGPVDPTRFAGLQPGQCAVANGSALLTPAGQQVGVVLEEYSFTLAGELAGLVSALAEWLVALALPQTPEYAWWRENLAKHLCVLPDDEFRDFVLYATEIEAHVRLKDETKTVEPGALWTTETLPAETLLVGLLATTRSRYDKVNEDGRALLGWLTGKLDGRRVRLGGDETTGRGAVVLRVARV, from the coding sequence ATGGCCGAAGCGAGTGCCTTGCTCTTCGCCTACTGCGAAACACCGGTACACGCTGGGACCGGCCGCGCCGTCGGCACGGTCGATCTCCCGATCCAGCGCGAGCGGATCACTGGCTTCCCCATCGCCCAGGCGTCCAGCGTCAAGGGCGTCCTCCGCGCGACGACCCAGGCCAACGGCGCCGATGCCGAGCGCCACCGCGCCCTCTTCGGCCCCGATCGCCCGGAGGAAGCTTCCACCCATGCTGGAGCGCTCCAAGTGACCGATCTCCAGGTCGTCCTCTTCCCGGTCCGCTCGCTGGCTGGCGTCTTCGCCTGGACGACCAGCCCGGCTGTGCTCGCACGCCTGGTGCGCCTGGCCAAGCTGGCCGGGATCGAGGGGCCGGTCGACCCCACCCGCTTCGCCGGCCTCCAGCCGGGTCAGTGCGCCGTCGCCAATGGCAGCGCGCTCCTCACCCCGGCTGGTCAGCAGGTCGGTGTCGTCCTCGAGGAGTACAGCTTCACGCTGGCCGGCGAACTGGCCGGTCTCGTCTCGGCGCTGGCCGAGTGGCTGGTCGCCCTCGCCCTGCCCCAGACGCCGGAATACGCCTGGTGGCGGGAGAACCTGGCCAAGCATCTCTGCGTCCTGCCCGACGACGAGTTCCGCGACTTCGTTCTCTACGCGACCGAGATCGAGGCCCACGTGCGGCTGAAGGACGAGACCAAGACGGTCGAACCGGGAGCCCTCTGGACGACCGAGACCTTGCCGGCCGAAACGCTGCTGGTCGGTCTCCTGGCAACGACCCGCTCGCGCTACGACAAGGTGAACGAGGACGGCCGCGCGCTGCTTGGCTGGTTGACGGGCAAGCTCGACGGCCGGCGTGTCCGTCTGGGTGGCGACGAGACGACCGGCCGCGGTGCCGTCGTCCTGCGCGTCGCGCGGGTATGA
- a CDS encoding PglZ domain family, protein MREVWFDQDGLCPPRPGTVSISDDVSFLEEIDTDRPLLIRGRQRCEWARALADARNWRVHEVQPLREELLTLCSSLTTEQAEEIAQRLGQRFWDLPRPLTLAGVAEALFGGVFWRHEPSEEHASAWLTWLVERAPTGVDAVLARALAGLWQGRSDGITEYCYRVTTREEAIPIIAERLGLQPSAFPREEWEKFPLELRESVVQAIEEWVRKQLIASNGAAVDNWIAAGVSPRVWSRIGNQVSQYFKQNPQYLTLERLDALRPYLSSFELERLASLCPRPDPGLPPEGFEAVCQWFRDRYLPWREWTLSSGDEAALERAREIGRRFATWCLEQYPKLGVSPQAGQLFGWARVNELRTQPDDATVTLLVILDGCSVSDAVSLLRHVQAETDRFTVTRNDVVLTSVPTVTQFTKPALLEGVPPDQIRQADPDETSSRLREVIAALERAAPGAVVTWRLSEPDASYHRARTREDANNEVDLRLRSIARALRQIADEVPAARRLRVVLTTDHGRLLGKARRTLTVPPGWHTHGRAAWGPATGQRINTGFRIEERTALLDAAAYDLPAEYAYRIALTDEAFVTSDGRGGEEWFPHGGLFPEEVLVPWIELERDLAVPSPVVAIKGDGRAYGSGTLVVMVTNEASIPLQLLKLELEFRQRRDIVSITETIGPLSQVTITRQIESWPTPQDCREARVRLTYRLPSGAHPTIQVEKIELTSRTLYDQTNILEDLQ, encoded by the coding sequence ATGCGCGAGGTATGGTTCGACCAGGACGGACTGTGCCCACCGCGACCGGGTACCGTGTCGATCAGCGACGACGTCTCGTTTCTCGAAGAGATCGATACCGATCGCCCGCTCTTGATCCGGGGTCGACAGCGCTGCGAGTGGGCACGAGCGCTTGCCGACGCACGAAACTGGCGAGTGCACGAAGTGCAACCGCTCAGGGAGGAACTTCTCACACTCTGCTCAAGCTTGACCACGGAACAAGCAGAGGAAATTGCCCAGCGTCTGGGCCAGCGCTTTTGGGATCTCCCGCGTCCTCTAACGCTCGCTGGGGTAGCGGAAGCGCTTTTCGGAGGAGTATTTTGGAGACATGAACCGAGCGAAGAGCATGCAAGCGCTTGGCTGACATGGCTGGTCGAGCGGGCTCCGACAGGGGTCGATGCGGTCCTGGCACGTGCTCTCGCTGGACTGTGGCAAGGGAGGTCGGACGGCATTACCGAGTATTGTTACCGAGTGACGACCCGCGAGGAGGCGATACCTATCATCGCTGAAAGGCTGGGTCTCCAGCCGTCGGCTTTCCCCCGCGAGGAATGGGAGAAGTTCCCGCTGGAACTACGGGAAAGCGTGGTGCAAGCGATAGAAGAATGGGTCCGGAAGCAATTGATCGCATCGAACGGTGCGGCAGTCGACAATTGGATCGCGGCTGGAGTATCGCCGCGGGTTTGGTCTCGAATCGGAAACCAGGTTTCTCAGTACTTCAAGCAAAATCCCCAGTACTTAACGCTCGAGCGACTCGACGCCCTGCGACCGTATCTTTCCAGTTTCGAACTGGAGCGGTTGGCTAGCTTGTGCCCCAGACCGGATCCGGGATTGCCACCTGAGGGGTTCGAGGCAGTTTGTCAGTGGTTTCGGGACCGCTATCTGCCGTGGCGAGAGTGGACTCTGTCCAGCGGGGATGAGGCTGCGCTGGAGCGCGCCCGTGAGATCGGTCGGCGCTTCGCAACCTGGTGTCTGGAACAGTACCCGAAGCTCGGGGTCAGTCCACAGGCAGGGCAGCTGTTCGGCTGGGCACGAGTGAACGAATTGAGAACGCAGCCGGACGACGCAACCGTCACGCTCTTGGTCATCCTCGACGGCTGCAGCGTGAGTGACGCAGTATCGCTGCTTCGACATGTGCAAGCAGAGACCGACCGCTTCACCGTTACCCGGAACGATGTCGTACTCACGTCGGTACCCACTGTGACCCAGTTCACCAAGCCTGCACTGCTTGAGGGAGTACCCCCAGACCAAATCAGGCAAGCAGATCCAGACGAGACTTCGTCACGTCTGAGAGAAGTGATTGCAGCCCTCGAGCGGGCAGCTCCGGGAGCAGTTGTCACCTGGCGGCTCAGCGAGCCCGACGCGAGTTACCACCGGGCGCGGACTCGGGAAGACGCCAACAACGAGGTGGATCTACGGCTACGGAGCATTGCTAGAGCCTTGCGCCAAATTGCTGACGAGGTGCCAGCTGCCAGACGGCTGCGCGTCGTCCTGACGACAGATCACGGTCGTTTGCTCGGCAAGGCACGGCGTACCCTCACCGTACCACCAGGCTGGCACACGCATGGGCGAGCAGCGTGGGGACCAGCGACTGGTCAAAGGATCAACACCGGTTTTCGGATCGAGGAGAGAACCGCGCTGCTCGATGCCGCCGCATACGATCTTCCAGCCGAGTATGCCTACCGAATTGCCTTGACTGATGAGGCTTTCGTCACCAGCGATGGGCGCGGTGGCGAGGAATGGTTTCCGCACGGTGGCCTCTTTCCGGAAGAAGTGCTCGTGCCGTGGATCGAACTCGAGCGCGATCTCGCGGTGCCATCACCAGTCGTCGCGATCAAGGGTGATGGGCGCGCGTACGGGAGCGGTACACTGGTAGTGATGGTGACGAACGAAGCGAGTATTCCTCTCCAGTTGCTCAAACTCGAATTGGAGTTCCGGCAGAGGAGAGATATCGTCTCAATCACAGAAACGATTGGCCCGCTTTCGCAGGTGACGATCACGCGTCAGATCGAGTCGTGGCCAACGCCGCAAGACTGTCGAGAGGCACGGGTTCGATTGACGTATCGATTGCCGAGCGGCGCCCACCCCACCATCCAGGTCGAGAAGATCGAGCTGACGAGCAGGACACTCTACGATCAGACCAACATCTTGGAGGACTTGCAATGA
- the brxL gene encoding BREX system Lon protease-like protein BrxL: protein MTSVARVVSGSESLADKVERVFRGLVIDKRRLPASQLQKRGVPAYVGEWLLDTLVPGRGELTEEEARKVREWAEKYVPGPNDQQIIKHRLLQGEVIKVLTPVQVEVSLARATRSAKLRLLGIEDAAISDELPTRYPDLLRQGMWGVVELLSTGDGVAIQSFRPMQASLDLGLYKEARQEFTLDEWLRLMLTSMGYAPEAFTAEEQLWLIARLLPLVQKNLHLVELAPKATGKSYFYENISPRVRLVSGGNITPAVLFVNNATGQWGLLARYAVVVLDEVQTLKFEKPEEIIGGLKGFLANGRLTRGGLHEASSDCSFVMLANVPLDEKQEPIIQQNSLVDYLPEFMRETAFLDRIKGLLPGWKIRKLSKEAFANSVGLKADFFGDALLTLREDLEIDQYCARRIRLRGNRPYARNEIAVQALASGMMKILFPHGRVSDWDFRHYCVEPAVQLRQGIWDLLYQLDGEYRQWDRLIEAEIVPMS, encoded by the coding sequence ATGACGAGCGTCGCCAGAGTCGTCTCGGGAAGCGAGTCGCTCGCCGACAAGGTGGAACGGGTCTTTCGCGGCCTGGTGATCGACAAGCGCCGCTTGCCGGCAAGCCAACTCCAGAAGCGAGGTGTGCCAGCCTACGTCGGTGAATGGCTCCTCGACACCCTCGTTCCGGGACGCGGAGAACTGACGGAGGAGGAGGCTCGGAAGGTTCGGGAGTGGGCAGAAAAATATGTCCCGGGACCGAACGACCAACAGATCATCAAGCATCGGCTTTTGCAGGGCGAGGTCATCAAGGTGTTGACACCTGTTCAGGTCGAGGTGAGCTTAGCGAGGGCGACGCGGAGCGCCAAGCTACGGTTGTTGGGGATCGAGGATGCTGCTATCTCCGACGAGTTGCCGACACGCTACCCCGATCTGCTCCGGCAAGGCATGTGGGGCGTCGTCGAGTTGCTCAGTACGGGGGACGGAGTGGCAATTCAATCCTTCCGCCCGATGCAGGCATCGCTGGATCTCGGTCTCTACAAGGAGGCGAGGCAAGAGTTCACGCTGGACGAGTGGCTCCGGCTGATGCTCACCTCAATGGGGTACGCACCGGAAGCCTTCACGGCGGAAGAACAACTATGGCTCATCGCGAGGCTCCTTCCGCTCGTGCAAAAGAATCTGCACCTCGTAGAACTTGCCCCCAAGGCAACGGGGAAAAGCTACTTCTATGAGAATATCAGCCCCAGGGTTCGCTTGGTGAGCGGCGGAAACATTACTCCAGCAGTCCTCTTTGTGAACAACGCGACTGGTCAGTGGGGTTTGCTCGCCCGGTACGCAGTCGTCGTGCTCGACGAAGTCCAGACACTGAAGTTCGAAAAGCCCGAGGAAATCATCGGTGGATTGAAGGGTTTCCTCGCTAACGGTCGGTTGACCCGCGGAGGTTTGCACGAGGCATCGAGTGACTGCAGTTTCGTCATGCTGGCGAACGTCCCTTTGGACGAAAAGCAGGAACCGATCATCCAGCAGAACTCACTGGTCGACTATCTACCAGAGTTCATGCGAGAAACCGCCTTCCTCGATCGGATCAAGGGTTTGCTCCCCGGATGGAAGATCCGGAAGCTGAGTAAGGAGGCCTTCGCCAACTCCGTCGGTTTGAAGGCGGATTTCTTCGGGGATGCCCTACTCACACTGCGAGAGGACCTCGAGATCGACCAGTACTGCGCTCGTCGTATCCGCCTCCGCGGTAATCGACCATACGCGCGCAACGAGATTGCAGTGCAAGCACTCGCAAGCGGGATGATGAAGATCCTGTTTCCGCACGGTCGCGTAAGCGACTGGGATTTCAGACATTATTGCGTCGAACCAGCAGTCCAACTCCGGCAGGGTATCTGGGACCTGCTGTACCAACTCGACGGCGAGTACCGACAGTGGGACCGACTGATCGAGGCCGAGATAGTGCCAATGTCATGA
- a CDS encoding TIGR02710 family CRISPR-associated CARF protein codes for MNQPVRRVLVLNVGKPTDGNVADRPEAYALREARPDFVAFVCSHAADFQAGSLRFVDDYAALTGLPPERYEVVSLEDPDDLVACYQRLVECFADLRRRFPDAEFLADYTAGTKSMSAALVLAALDSEGRPEVQLRLVRGARGHQATVIPGTESFAPVSGVHDVRARRFVGLARLALERFDYAEAAATLDQALQRELSAALRTRLEHARNLCRAFDAWDRYELATAKTFLELYRRDWHSWLTVLDQLTSVVHAFAPGQPDARGSRLTPLEQLRDPYIAVEDILFNAERRATQSRYDDAVARVYRALELLVQLRLWLGHRIDTSDVELAGLPEAWRAKLAGRTEGNGPVRLALVQAWDLLADLPDEPLAGWLAAERPRLLQWTQHRNYSLLAHGFAPVTATGWREHGQAGLALCRAALAELSRTRVRRALQHQQFPRADLLANLD; via the coding sequence ATGAACCAGCCAGTGCGTCGCGTCCTCGTCCTCAACGTCGGGAAGCCGACGGACGGTAACGTCGCCGATCGACCGGAAGCCTACGCCTTGCGCGAGGCTCGCCCGGACTTCGTCGCCTTCGTGTGCTCCCACGCCGCCGACTTCCAGGCGGGAAGCCTGCGTTTCGTCGACGACTACGCCGCACTCACCGGTCTCCCACCTGAGCGCTACGAGGTCGTCTCGCTCGAGGATCCCGACGATCTGGTTGCCTGCTACCAGCGCTTGGTAGAGTGTTTCGCCGATCTCCGGCGTCGTTTCCCGGACGCTGAGTTCTTGGCCGACTACACCGCGGGAACCAAGTCGATGAGCGCTGCCCTGGTCCTGGCTGCCCTGGACAGCGAGGGACGGCCCGAGGTGCAACTCCGCCTGGTGCGGGGAGCGCGCGGACACCAGGCGACCGTGATCCCGGGGACAGAGAGCTTCGCCCCCGTCAGCGGCGTCCATGACGTCCGGGCGCGTCGCTTCGTCGGGTTAGCGCGTCTCGCGCTCGAGCGCTTCGATTACGCTGAGGCGGCGGCTACGCTCGACCAGGCTCTGCAGCGCGAACTCTCGGCAGCCCTGCGCACCCGGCTCGAACATGCCCGCAACCTCTGCCGTGCCTTCGATGCCTGGGATCGCTACGAGCTGGCGACAGCGAAGACGTTTTTGGAGCTGTACCGGCGCGACTGGCACAGCTGGCTCACCGTTCTGGACCAGCTCACCAGCGTCGTCCACGCCTTCGCGCCGGGTCAGCCGGATGCTCGCGGGTCGCGCCTGACTCCCCTCGAGCAGCTGCGCGATCCCTACATCGCCGTCGAGGACATCCTCTTCAATGCCGAGCGTCGGGCGACCCAGTCCCGCTACGACGATGCAGTCGCCCGCGTCTACCGCGCGCTCGAGCTGCTCGTGCAGTTGCGCCTCTGGCTGGGACATCGCATCGACACGAGCGACGTCGAGCTGGCGGGCCTTCCCGAGGCCTGGCGAGCCAAGCTCGCTGGGCGAACCGAGGGAAACGGGCCGGTCCGGCTCGCCCTCGTTCAGGCCTGGGATCTTTTGGCTGACCTCCCCGATGAGCCGCTCGCTGGCTGGCTCGCCGCCGAGCGTCCGCGCCTCCTGCAGTGGACGCAGCACCGCAACTATTCGCTCCTCGCCCACGGCTTCGCGCCCGTCACCGCGACCGGTTGGCGCGAGCACGGCCAGGCAGGTCTCGCGCTCTGCCGTGCCGCCTTGGCCGAACTGAGTCGTACCCGTGTCCGGCGCGCGCTGCAGCACCAGCAATTCCCCCGCGCCGACCTCCTGGCCAATCTTGACTGA
- the cmr6 gene encoding type III-B CRISPR module RAMP protein Cmr6, whose product MRERPRPDQPRGNGRPPQRGEARPRSGGRSGPPRDRDRSAEHADGERGRPHPLLPSATRMLWNSVRNQVANPGLLFDRFAPEAAVFGDRTEATPRRDFLREVIAAAERLAKDALAEQILVRWEATVRAAGAEPCSVELESRLVSGLGAHGPLEIGFRFDRLGFPVLPGSGLKGVARAYAHLVERRNESDPDFLAVFGRVPRSGEAHEVGQAGALVFFDAYPEPGWRLELDVMTPHYPDYYSGKEPPTPWQNPKPITFLAVAPGTRYRLAIGLRQGVSDPDGRLRQLALGWLRNGLAQLGFGAKTTSGYGVFRNRE is encoded by the coding sequence ATGCGTGAGCGACCGCGACCCGACCAGCCGCGCGGCAACGGTCGTCCACCGCAACGCGGTGAAGCGCGACCACGTTCGGGGGGCCGCTCCGGCCCACCACGCGACCGTGATCGATCGGCCGAGCACGCCGACGGCGAGCGAGGGCGGCCGCACCCGCTCCTCCCGTCCGCCACGCGGATGCTCTGGAACAGCGTCCGGAACCAGGTGGCGAACCCCGGGCTCCTCTTCGATCGCTTCGCGCCGGAAGCAGCCGTCTTCGGCGACCGTACCGAGGCGACACCGCGCCGCGACTTCCTGCGCGAGGTGATCGCAGCAGCCGAGCGGCTCGCCAAGGACGCTCTCGCCGAGCAGATCCTGGTGCGCTGGGAAGCAACCGTGCGCGCAGCCGGAGCGGAACCATGTTCCGTTGAACTGGAGTCGCGCCTGGTCAGCGGCCTCGGCGCCCATGGCCCGCTCGAGATCGGTTTCCGCTTCGACCGGCTCGGCTTTCCCGTGCTGCCGGGGAGCGGTCTCAAGGGTGTCGCCCGTGCCTACGCCCATCTCGTCGAGCGACGCAACGAGTCGGATCCCGACTTCCTCGCCGTCTTCGGCCGCGTACCCCGCTCAGGAGAAGCGCACGAGGTCGGCCAGGCCGGTGCGCTCGTCTTCTTCGACGCCTACCCCGAACCTGGCTGGCGCCTCGAGCTCGACGTGATGACGCCCCACTATCCGGACTATTACAGCGGGAAGGAGCCGCCGACCCCCTGGCAGAACCCGAAGCCGATCACCTTCCTGGCTGTCGCGCCGGGCACGCGCTACCGCCTGGCGATCGGGCTCCGCCAGGGGGTGAGCGATCCCGATGGCCGACTCCGGCAGCTCGCTCTGGGCTGGCTCCGCAACGGGTTGGCCCAGCTCGGTTTCGGGGCCAAGACGACGAGCGGCTACGGCGTGTTCCGGAACAGGGAGTGA
- a CDS encoding cysteine desulfurase family protein, with translation MSVRPIYLDYHATTPCDPRVVEVMLPYLTGDFGNPASGFHVYGRRAARAVEMAREQVAALIGAQASEIVFTSGATESNNLVLLGLTSSDQSRRRIVTTAVEHKSVLEPCRILHERGFEVVVLPVLPDGTVDLAAAEAAINEETLLVSVQTANNEIGSIQPIAVLAELAHRRGALLHTDAAQAVGKIPFNVEELGIDFASVSAHKLYGPKGIGALYVRSGLRRRLTPLLLGGGQEFNLRPGTLNVPAIVGFGEACRLAREEMPEEARRVAALRDLLESQLANRIPGLRFNGHRTRRLPGNSSITFPKIEADVLIANVPEVALSTGSACSSGTIEPSHVLTAIGLDWEEAHATIRIGIGRFTTREEIERAAHLIAIAWERLVEAGQ, from the coding sequence ATGAGCGTCAGACCGATCTATCTCGATTACCATGCGACGACCCCCTGCGACCCGCGCGTCGTCGAGGTGATGTTGCCGTATTTGACCGGCGACTTCGGCAACCCAGCCTCGGGGTTCCACGTCTACGGCCGTCGCGCCGCACGAGCCGTCGAGATGGCCCGCGAGCAGGTCGCTGCACTCATCGGTGCACAGGCAAGCGAGATAGTGTTTACGAGTGGAGCAACCGAGAGCAACAACCTCGTGCTTTTGGGCCTCACCAGCAGCGACCAGTCACGACGACGGATCGTTACGACGGCTGTCGAACACAAGTCCGTCCTGGAACCGTGCCGGATCCTTCATGAGCGCGGCTTCGAGGTCGTCGTCTTACCTGTCCTGCCAGACGGGACGGTCGACCTGGCTGCAGCAGAGGCTGCCATCAACGAGGAGACACTTCTCGTCAGCGTCCAGACAGCGAACAACGAGATCGGATCTATCCAGCCGATCGCGGTGCTCGCCGAACTTGCACATCGCCGTGGTGCACTGCTCCACACCGATGCGGCTCAGGCGGTTGGCAAAATCCCTTTCAACGTCGAGGAACTTGGCATCGATTTCGCCTCGGTTAGCGCTCACAAGTTATACGGACCGAAGGGGATCGGTGCTCTCTACGTACGGAGCGGCCTGCGACGACGTCTGACTCCCCTCCTGCTCGGGGGTGGGCAAGAGTTCAACCTCCGGCCAGGTACGCTGAACGTCCCGGCTATTGTGGGATTCGGCGAAGCGTGCCGGCTTGCCCGTGAGGAGATGCCTGAAGAGGCAAGGCGAGTCGCAGCCCTGCGCGACCTCCTCGAGAGTCAACTGGCGAATCGGATTCCCGGGCTCCGTTTCAATGGTCATCGCACGCGCCGATTGCCGGGAAACAGCAGTATCACCTTTCCGAAAATCGAGGCGGATGTCCTGATCGCGAACGTACCCGAAGTTGCACTGAGCACAGGATCGGCATGCTCGTCAGGGACGATCGAGCCTTCTCACGTCCTGACTGCAATCGGCCTCGACTGGGAAGAAGCGCATGCGACGATCCGGATCGGGATCGGACGGTTCACGACGCGCGAGGAGATCGAGCGCGCCGCGCACCTGATCGCGATAGCCTGGGAGCGGCTCGTCGAAGCAGGTCAGTGA
- the cmr5 gene encoding type III-B CRISPR module-associated protein Cmr5 — protein MSQPVHRTTQQRTLEQQRAARAWACVAAVKGTSYAAEYGQLAREAASLVQLHGLGQTLAFLVSKRPDKPGQVNAHLHLARDLSRWVGTQLTGQELDDLREWIVRHASVAEYRRATLEALAFLAWLKRFAEAELVKEGADA, from the coding sequence GTGAGCCAGCCGGTACACCGTACGACGCAGCAGCGCACACTGGAGCAACAGCGTGCAGCCCGCGCCTGGGCATGCGTGGCTGCGGTCAAGGGGACGAGCTATGCTGCAGAATACGGTCAGCTCGCCCGCGAGGCTGCCTCGCTCGTCCAGCTGCACGGCTTGGGCCAGACGCTGGCCTTTCTGGTCTCCAAGAGGCCCGACAAGCCTGGGCAGGTCAATGCCCACCTCCACCTCGCTCGTGACCTCTCGCGCTGGGTGGGCACGCAACTGACCGGTCAGGAGCTGGACGACCTCCGCGAGTGGATCGTCCGCCACGCTAGCGTCGCCGAGTACCGCCGCGCCACGCTGGAGGCGCTCGCCTTCCTCGCCTGGCTCAAGCGGTTCGCCGAAGCCGAGCTGGTGAAGGAGGGAGCCGATGCGTGA